TTGCATGCAATAAGAATACATGAAGGCGAGCACAGATTGAGCAAGGGTGAGCCTTCCCAGTTCCCGCTATTGATACTCAAATAATAACTTAAGTCTCTAAATTAAAGATGATATGGAAGAACTCTGCTCATAATTACTGGTTATTAAATAAATCTATATATTTATACTCGAATTTTCAGTCATtttttcattatatatatattatatataatgtttatattatatcatatattatatgtCATACTTGTCACTATTTTAAAATGGAGATGAAATTTGAGtttcaataaaataaattcttttGTAGGTTGCAATTAAAACAGCTCATTCCAAATTATTTTGGATTATCAGCAGCAGCAAAGGGAACAGTGATAATTTATCACCACACAAATTGAACTCTTAAAATGTTCCGGTAAGAGATCCAACAATTGAGTAGAGAATGAAAACCAAAAATGAATGCCCACCAAAAGAATCTCATTGATGTAACTAGCTACTTCTTTTCAATGGTGGGGATAATAATGTTGTCATATATATAATCTTTAGTGGAAGGAAATCTAAGCTAACAATCTTCCCCTCCTAGCTAAGGTAGGTGAATAGGTGATGAAGGGACTGCTTTTTAGCAAGATTGTGATGAACATAGTTACTATTTTAAAAGTAGCTTTGTTCACACAtacttttttcttctattttatttctatttacttgatttttttatatttttaaacatAAACTATTATACCACTTATTTTtcgtttctttttttctttctatttttatttgtaattaagtGTGTCAGTTGTGTGAAGATATAACTTTCCTTTTTAAATCTAAGATTAAAAATGAGTCCAATTTTATATTACATTGCTTGTAAAGTCTATTTGTTTCGAGGTGAGACATGCGGAACAATAATTTCTTTGGATGTATTTGTTTAACGTTTTCATGAGTACATATGTATGAAAATATAGTTTTTGATACACAAAATGTGTGTTATAACTTTTATATTGGTTAGAAATATAACTAAACAAATGTTTATAAATAGTAGAACAATTCTCTACTCTTAAGCTAACTTTTGGATTgagttaggtttttttttaatctaatagTGTGCTTTTATTTTAGATGGAATTTGACTCTTGCATTAACAAAGTGTGctttaactttcattttaaCTATAACTCAGACACTTGGAGATAGTATGTGCAATAATAAAGTGTGCTTTAACTTTCACGCTTGTGCAAATCAAGGGGTCCAGAGAAAAAGCTTTAGAGGGGTAGAGCTTGAGACATAAGATATAGTATGTGCGGATCAAGGGTTTTAGAGAAAAAGCTAGGTTTTGAGTTTCAAAATTGTCTCTCATATATCAAAGGTGTATCCAAACACGTGCTTACACGTTGAGCAATCCAAGCTTCTCTCTTACTGCCACACACACCCTCTCCTCCCCCCAATCCCATTATATTTTCAGTATAAATAGCCAGCAGCTAAACCACTTTTCTCAAACATCCTCTACTCATAACTCAAAAGCCTTATCAACTCTGTTTTTCATTCATTCACCTTCCAAGAAAAACTCTTCAATCATCATACATCtttgcttctctatctctttctctccttcttTCATCCACTTCTCTAACCTCTCAAGAACATAGCAAAAGCAAAAACTCCTACATCACAAAATGGTAGTGTTGTCCAAACCAACAACAGAGCAATACTCCTACATCTTGAACTGCAAACCAACCACATTCTCCAACACAATACCTGTGGTTGACCTCTCCAAACCCGACGCAAAGACCCTCATAGTGAAGGCCTGCGAAGAGTTTGGATTCTTCAAGGTCATCAACCATGGTGTCCCCATGGAAACAATCTCCATGTTGGAGTCTGAAGCTAGCAAGTTTTTCTCCATGCCCCTCAATCAGAAGGAAAAAGCTGGACCACCCAATCCATTTGGTTATGGTACAAAGAATATTGGACAGAACGGTGATGTTGGTTGGGTTGAATATCTTCTTCTTACAAATAATCAAGAGTACAATTCCACCAGACTCTCCCCTGCTTTTGGCAAAAACAGAGACAAGTTCAGGTATGTTTATTTGAAGGACAATTTTGTGCTCTTCTAACCATGAACTATGTTTTTACCATTTTGCTATTTATAATATGATTTTATGTGCAAAAATTATTTAGAAAGAACcctttttttaatttgtgaatAAGATTTTGGTTGGTTACAAAGCCTAATTATTGAGTGAATAACCAAACTAATTCTGGGATGTGTTAAACACTAACAAGTTCGTCCATAGACCTAAGAAATACTTGTGCATATGTCAGATGAAATGTCACTCAAGTTATTTACACAATTTTTGCATGGTTATTTCCTTTTTTCAGTGATAAACTTATAAAGATGCCCAACATTTTTCAGGGATCCATATGACCCCTGACTCATTACTATTTCAATACAAAGAAAGAATCTCAAGTTCTTAACCAAAACTTTATGTAACAAAAAAGTAAAAGTAATGgtcaaaactcaaaaagatACGTTCAATTATTCTTTCTCTCATTACTTCTGTGTTTGTTGCAGGTGTTTGCTGAGTGATTACATGTCCTCTGTGAAGAAAATGGCTGGTGAGATTCTTGAAGTGATGGCTGAGGGGTTGAACATTCAACAGAAGAATGTGTTCAGCAAGCTTCTAATGGATAAGGAGAGTGACTCTGTCTTCAGGCTCAACCATTACCCTCCATGTCCTGAGATGGCTTTGAATAGGTGTGAAAACGTGATGGGTTTTGGTGAGCACACAGATCCGCAAATCATTTCGTTGCTCAGGTCTAACAACACTTCTGGTCTCCAAATTTGTCTTCGAGATAGGACTTGGATTTCTGTGCCATCTGATCATAACTCCTTCTTCATCAATGTCGGTGATTCTCTTCAGGTAGAGTCTCAAACCGCTATTATAATAATATGCAAAGAATAGTAGAATATTTAGATGCGGCTGAGACAAATAAATTAACATATTCCTATTTTTTTTGGGTAGCCCTGTCAAAATTTCTTGTAATGAAAATTTTATAGGTGATTGCTATCATAGCTCAACACTTAGTTGAGGTATGATACAAAACGTGACGTTGACCAATAACATTTAAGTGAATGTTTCTTCTTTTTAccatatatgttttaaaatgtaaaaaaaattcaaatatactATCAAATATCGGTTTCCTTTTGGTACACGTCAAATTACGTCAGTCATGTACCATATAATAATGAAGGTACGGTAGAATTTAcgaattttatattatttattattacatGATATTTATTATACCAATTAATAACTTATTGGTGGTGTTGGATTCAAGAGAGGCATGAAAAAAATTTAGGCCTGTTTGAtaatgttttgaattttttttaaaattatttggtATAAACAGTTCTATTTGCTATATATTTTCAGACTTATTGGTGGTGTTGGATTCAAGAGAGGCATGAAAAGAATTTAGGCCCTGTTTGAtaatgttttgaattttttttaaaattatttggtATAAACAGTTCTATTTGCTATatattttcagttttcaaaCCACACATTTTTCTGTagattgtttttttcttttgaaaaagaagttttaaaaattatttttgaaaaatattccAGTTTTGAAAgtcaaaaaatttaaaagaaatCAGACAAAGTCTTTCTTTATTGTTTATTGCTTTTCTTGTACCTATGGATAAGATGTCATACTTTGACTGACACATGTGGATAACTCTTCCTTTTCACTAGCTAGTTGATGAATCTTGTTTGACTTGTTTATTAGTAGTCATGGCCCTTTTCGGTTCAACTCCCGAACAAACCCCAATGTTGAAaacttgattaattaattaatagaaCGATAGTAatatatagagaaaaataaaaaaatagcatGGTTGAATATGGTATTCAGATGGGTTTTGCCCTTTATACCTTGTGACTCTGACGCAAGTATATATCTTTATTAAGGAATCTAAAATGTTTTTTCTTTCTGCTTTCAACGTCGGTGATCTACAACACACAGGTTATGACTAATGGACGGTTCCGGAGTGTGAGGCACAGGGTTTTGGCAAATGGCTTCAAATCCAGACTCTCCATGATTTATTTCGGTGGTCCACCATTGAGTCAGAAAATTGCACCATTGCCTTGTCTCATGAAAGGGAATGAAAGCAGCTTATACAAAGAGTTCACATGGTATGAGTACAAGAAATCAGCTTATGCTTCAAGATTGGCAGACAATAGACTTGGCAACTTTGAGAGAATCACAGCGTCATAATGGGCTTATGGGCTAGAGGAATATTAGGGGACACCTATCAACATTAGAGTTATAATATGATGTATTTGAAGTGTGTTTTCATTTACTTAATTTGTTTTAGCATAAGTTTTGTATCAATCAGGATCATAGGTAGGGAAGTACTGTGTATGTAGCCTCCTGTTCATCTTTCTTCAATACTCGTGTTATGTAAGTAACTAAGTATTGTATATTATCAGTAAATGCAATGATCTTTTAGTTTGTTTAATATTAATCATTAGATCCAATGGTCATGATGTTGTTGTTATGttcttatttaaaatattattctcATAAAATAcattatgtatatatatattattaatgtgTTATTTTAGCAATAGACAAACTGAACTTATGTGTCCATAAAGCCGAGAGAATATATCGTAAGCATGAAATCCTTACTTAAAAGAATCTTATGTGTCTCATATACTCCTATGGTCCTACACGCACGGGGATGGACCATACATAATCGACTCTACCCTGTTCCTCAAAAGACAAGTGGCTCACACCAACGGCCTATGCCAACCCTACACTGCCCACCCCCAGCTATAGTCCTGACAGTAAGTCCTCAAGCAACTCCTCTGACTCCTCAGTATTCTCCACTCCTGCTCCCACACCTGCTTCTGCTCCAGTATCATCGTCAATGTCCTCAATCTGAATGACCTCCACGTCCACATTCACCATAGTCATGGTCACCAAACGATCTCTTGTGGCACTATATGATAACACGCGGGAGCAGATGTGGTATAGAAGAGAGATGGTGGTGTTGAAGGCCCTCCTTCACCGTCCGGTGGAGGTGCTAATGGGGGTGATGCTGAAGTCGAAGCTAGTAAAGGCTCCAGTTGGCATCGTGAAGCTGAGCGTCCATCAATAAACCTACCGGTCTAAGTATGCGTCCCTCTCGCCCGTCCGATCCTCCGCAATGCAACTAGAGTACGTCACACGTCGTCGGAGGAGATCAATCTCCCACAACAAAGAATCCTCATCGATGAGTGTCAGTCCCTTCTCCCCCGAGTGCGGAATCCCCTCCCAAGCATCCCTCGAAGGCTGACGAGTCATGTTTTTGGAAGAATAAGAAGGTGGATGAGAATGCGGGTGCTTAGGAGGGCGACCCCACTAGGACTTGAGAGGAGGAGAGCAAGTAGTTAGGTTTTAGAGACGAATAATTCAGTCATTTCAATAATTTAATCTCAACCATTCAACATTATACGACTGAAACTTTTTACTATAAAATGGTAGTCTCGTAGAGGCCATAAAAACATATGTAAAACAAAAATGTCGTATTTAAACCAACACTCTCCTATCTACCTTCACTCTGTTCTCCATGAGTAAAAAATCTAATTCCAAACTCCATCCTCCAAGTTTCGCACTCATGGTCGTCACAAAACATGGTTCCCACCATTTTTTCCTCCATTCAAACCAAACGTGTCTCTGCCACACTCTCATTGTTTTCCAGAACCCACTTGACCAATGTATCCAACAAACCAAAGTCAACAACGAGAACCCTCCATTCACAAACATCCTCAGAGTTACCAAACAACGTGAGGTTTTGCTTCCAAGACTGTGTCTCACTCTTGCAGCACCTGAGGGACCATGGAGACATAAACTATGGCAGAACCCTTCATTCTCTCTTCGTTAAAACTGCCCTTGACAAGGATGTCTTTGTACAAAACAACATGGTTAGGTTTTATGGGAATATTGGGGAACTTGAGAATGCACAGAACCTGTTTGATGAAATTCCTGAACCAAGTTTGGTTTCTTGGACGAGCTTGGTCTCTTGTTATGTCCATGTGGGGCAACATGAAATGGGTCTGAGCTTGTTTCGTCGCTTGTGTAGGTCCGGCTTGCACCCCAACGAGTTTGGTTTCTCTGTGGCACTCAAGGCTTGTAGGGTGTTGCAGGATGTTGTGATGGGTAGGGTCATTCATGGGTTGATAGTGAAAACTGGGTTTGATTCGTGTAGCTTTTGTGGTGCTTCGATTCTTCATATGTACGCTGGTTGTGGAGATGTTGAGGATTCGAGGAAGTTTTTTGATGGGGTTTGTTTGGGTGAGAGGGGTGAGGCATTGTGGAATGCTTTGCTGAATGCTTATGTGCAGGTGTCTGATGTGCAGGGTTCTCTGAAGTTGTTTCATGAGATGGGGTACTCTGCTGTGTCGCCGAATCATTTTACTTACGCGagctttgttaaactctgtgcTGATGTGTTGGATTTTGAACTTGGGAGGTGTGTTCATTGCCAGATTGTGAAGGTTGGGATTGAAAATGATGTTGTGGTCGGTGGTGCCCTTGTTGACTGCTATGCTAAACTAGGATTATTAGATGATGCTTGTAAAGTGTTTCAAATCCTTGAAGAGAAGGATAATGTGGCATTGTGTGCTTTACTTGCTGGGTTTAATCAGATTGGAAAATCCAAGGAAGGTCTTTCGTTTTACATTGATTTTCTTAGTGAAGGTAATAAGCCAGATCCATTTACTTCTGCAAGTGTTGCCAGTTTGTGCTCAGATTTGGAAACAGAGCATACTGGTACTCAAGTTCACTGTGGTTTCATCAAACTTGGCTTTAAGTTGGATTCATACATTGGTAGTGCCTTTATCAACATGTATGGAAACTTTGGGATGATATCAGAGGCTTATAAATGTTTTACTGACATTTGCAATAAGAATGAAATATGCATTAATGCCATGATGAACTGTTTAATTCTCAGTTCAAATGATTTGCAAGCTTTAGAGCTGTTTTGTGCGATGAAGGAAGTTGGTATTGCACAAAGCAGTTCTTCAATCAGTTATGTTCTACGGGCTTGTGGAAACCTTTTTAAGCttaaagaaggaagatctttaCATTCTTACATGATTAAAAATCCTCTTGAAGATGACTCTAGGTTGGCCTTAGATAATGTTCTTCTTGAGATGTATGTTAGATGTAGAGCTATTGATGATGCAAAATTGATTTTCAAAAAGATGCAAATGCGAAATGAGTTTTCCTGGACTACTATCATATCTGGATGCAGAGAATCAGGGCACTTTGTAGAAGCTCTGGGGATCTTTCATGATATGCTTCCATATTCAAAAGCTAGTCAGTTCACCTTAATTAGTGTTATTCAGGCTTGTGCAGAACTAAAGGCACTTGATGTAGGAAAACAGGTCCATTCCTATATCATGAAAGCGGGATTTGAAGATTATCCATTTGTTGGAAGTGCCCTGATTAACATG
This portion of the Lotus japonicus ecotype B-129 chromosome 3, LjGifu_v1.2 genome encodes:
- the LOC130746777 gene encoding pentatricopeptide repeat-containing protein At5g27110-like; this translates as MVPTIFSSIQTKRVSATLSLFSRTHLTNVSNKPKSTTRTLHSQTSSELPNNVRFCFQDCVSLLQHLRDHGDINYGRTLHSLFVKTALDKDVFVQNNMVRFYGNIGELENAQNLFDEIPEPSLVSWTSLVSCYVHVGQHEMGLSLFRRLCRSGLHPNEFGFSVALKACRVLQDVVMGRVIHGLIVKTGFDSCSFCGASILHMYAGCGDVEDSRKFFDGVCLGERGEALWNALLNAYVQVSDVQGSLKLFHEMGYSAVSPNHFTYASFVKLCADVLDFELGRCVHCQIVKVGIENDVVVGGALVDCYAKLGLLDDACKVFQILEEKDNVALCALLAGFNQIGKSKEGLSFYIDFLSEGNKPDPFTSASVASLCSDLETEHTGTQVHCGFIKLGFKLDSYIGSAFINMYGNFGMISEAYKCFTDICNKNEICINAMMNCLILSSNDLQALELFCAMKEVGIAQSSSSISYVLRACGNLFKLKEGRSLHSYMIKNPLEDDSRLALDNVLLEMYVRCRAIDDAKLIFKKMQMRNEFSWTTIISGCRESGHFVEALGIFHDMLPYSKASQFTLISVIQACAELKALDVGKQVHSYIMKAGFEDYPFVGSALINMYALFKHETLNAFMIFLSMKEQDLISWSVMLTSWVQNGYHQEALKLFAEFQTVPTFQVDESILSSCISAAAGLAALDMGKCFHSWAIKLGLEIDLHVASSITDMYSKCGNIKEACHFFNTISDHNLVSWTTMIYGYAYHGLGKEAIDLFNKGKEAGLEPDGVTFTGVLAACSHAGLVEEGFKYFEYMRSKYCYEVTINHYACMVDLLGRAEKLEDAEALIKEAPFHSKSLLWKTLLGSCSKHENAEIGNKISKMLADTELNEPSTNVLLSNIYASASMWKNCIELRNKMVEGSANKQPGSSWIQLAG
- the LOC130749542 gene encoding gibberellin 2-beta-dioxygenase 1-like encodes the protein MVVLSKPTTEQYSYILNCKPTTFSNTIPVVDLSKPDAKTLIVKACEEFGFFKVINHGVPMETISMLESEASKFFSMPLNQKEKAGPPNPFGYGTKNIGQNGDVGWVEYLLLTNNQEYNSTRLSPAFGKNRDKFRCLLSDYMSSVKKMAGEILEVMAEGLNIQQKNVFSKLLMDKESDSVFRLNHYPPCPEMALNRCENVMGFGEHTDPQIISLLRSNNTSGLQICLRDRTWISVPSDHNSFFINVGDSLQVMTNGRFRSVRHRVLANGFKSRLSMIYFGGPPLSQKIAPLPCLMKGNESSLYKEFTWYEYKKSAYASRLADNRLGNFERITAS